Part of the Methylomonas rapida genome is shown below.
GAAGGCGTCTCCCGAACCTACAAAGGTTTTGACGGCTACGCCCCGATTGCCCTCTATCTGGGTAAAGAGGGCTGGTGTATTGGTAATGAACTGCGCGAAGGCAAGCAGCATTGCCAATACGAATTCCGCTATGCGCTGGAGCGCGGACTCGCCGCCGCGAAACGTTTGACGACTTTGCCTTTGTTGGTCCGGCTGGATGGCGGTCACGACGCGCTCGACAATCGCATCGACTTACACGAAGCCGATCAGGTCGATTTCATCATCAAATGGAACCCGCGTAAACAAGATGCCGACGCCTGGCTGGCCTACGCCGAACAACACGGCCAGTGGACCACACCGCGCGAAGGCAAACGCGTGGCCTTGTTCAGTGTCATGGAGCAACACACTCGCAACGGTAAAACCTATACCTGTCGCAGGGTCATGCAAATCACCGAGCGCACCATCACGGCTCAAGGCCAAGCCCTCGTGCTACCGGATATCGAAATCGAAGGCTGGTGGACCAGTCTGCCGGTGGCCGATTACGACGATGCCATGGTTATTGCCCTCTATCGCGACCATGCCACCGCTGAACAATTCCACAGCGAATTCAAGACCGATCTGGATATCGAGCGCCTGCCATCCGGCAAGTTTGCCACCAACGACCTGATCATGAGCCTCAGCGCCTATAGCTACAACATCCTGCGCTGGATAGGCCTGATCGGCTTGCTGGGCGAACAAAGCCCGGTCAGGCATCCTGCCAAGCGGCGGCGTATCAAAACCGTGATCCAGGAACTGATGTATCTGGCCGCGCGACTCATCCGTAGCGGGCACCGGCTGAAGCTGCGCTTTTCACAGAGCTGTCCCGGTTTCATCGCTTTTGAATCCACCTACGCCAAACTCGCCGCCGGCTAGCGACTGATCGCTCTGCCATCGATAGCACAACGCCGCAAATTCACAGTGGCTTGGGAATCCTGCGCCTAAAGTCCATCAAATTGAATCATGCAGGGAAAATATTCCAGATAATACGCTGCATTTCTAGCCGTTAAACTCGATTGCCTGGACCACACTTTTAAATTCAGCGAATTTTGGAAGAGTATGACGAATAAAAGGTCTGGCAATATGTGGAGTCACGGATTCAGGTACTACACTTCGAAAAAAGAGCATAGTTAAAAATAACGTAAGTCATTGAAATATTTGGTCGGAACGACAGGATTTGAACCTGCTACCCCTTGTCCCCCAGAAAGGTAAATCCATATCCAATACCATCCATCCCCATCTAGATTAATCAGTATTTATCTATATATATCAACATATTATATTATTTTGTTGTCCAAGGCCGTTTATAGTGATTTAATCAAATCCAAGAAAAAATGTATCCCGGAATGTATCCCGGAAATTGATGTAGGCGGAATAAATCATGGCTAACAACAAACTAACCGACTTGGCATTTCGCAAGCTCAAACCTCTGGAAAAAGAGCAACTCATTCCGGATGGTGGCGGTCTTTATGTCAGGGTTCGACCAGTCACTGAAGGGGGTGCCATTTCTTTTCGCTTCCGTTATCTGAATCAAGGTAAACAAATCTGGATGACCTTAAAGGCGAAATCATTGGCTGATGCGAGAAAGGAACGGGACAACTACAAATCCATGGCGAAACAAGGGATCGACCCTGTCACTGAGCAAAAATTATCCGCAGAACGAGCGAGAGCTACCCAGCTCGCCGAGGAAGCAGAGATTGCCAGACTACAAGCATTGACTAGCGTTGATGGATTATTTGAACGCTGGGCCGCGACAGATCTTCAACAACGCAAAGATTTTGCTGAAGTTCAGCGTATGTTTACCAAAGATGTATTGCCGGTAATTGGCTCGTTTAACGTGCAGGACATTCGCAAAGGCCACGTGACTGACGTCATTGATCGCATCAAACGACGCGGCTCGGTTCATACCGCACGCAATCTGCTTAAATTGATGAGACAGATGTTCAAATTCGCAGTTGATCGAGACATCATTGAATTTGACCCGACGGCAAGTTTAAGTGTTAGCAAGATTACGACCAAAAACACCGAGCGCGATCGCGTGTTGTCACAAGATGAAATCAAACTTCTAACCCAGCAATTGCCTGCAGCAGGCCTGATGCCGTCAACCGAATGCGCACTCTGGATCATGTTATCCACGCTTTGCCGAGTTGGCGAATTAAGTAAAGCGCAATGGAAGCATGTCGATTTCGATGCCCGGACCTTTTTCATTCCCATTGAAAACAGTAAAAACGACAAGGCCCACACCATTTTTCTTTCTGACTTTGCTTATGCTCAGTTTCAACGATTGTTCACTTTCAAACAGTCGGAAACCTGGTTGTTTCCCAATAGCAAAAACACATCCCATGTTTGCGAAAAGTCCATCACCAAACAAATCGATGGCCGCCAGAATTCAACGGTTTACAGCAATAGAAGCAAGGCTAATCAGGCCTTGGTCATGCCCGGCGGCAAATGGACACCGCACGACTTGCGCAGGACCGGCGCCACCATGATGGGCAATCTTGGCGTACACGGCGACGTTATCGAGAAGTGCCTGAACCACACTCAGGAAAACACGCTGAAGCGCGTTTATCAACATCAAGCGTTGAAAACCGAGCAAGCAGAGGCATGGCGTGTGTTGGGTGAACGACTAGAACTATTGACCAGTGGTAACCCAAATGTCATTCCAATCAAACGGGTAATCTGAAGCAATGCTGAATCAAGATGCACAATTGGCGTACAATTGCATTCAAGCAATTGGAGGATCTTAGTTATGCCTACGACAGAAACAAGCAAGCAAGAGCGCATGCACATACGCCTGGATGCGGTTTCCAAACAAAAACTGGAAAAGGCTGCCAACTACAGCCATAAAAAGCTCTCGGAGTTTGTCTTGACTCAATCACTAGCGGCAGCCGAAAACATTATCAACGCGCACGAACACGTGACATTATCTCAAACGGATTGGTCGTTGTTTTTGGACGCGCTGGAAAATCCTCCCGCCAGAAATGCGAAATTGAAAGACGCTTTGGCCTTGCATCAACAGTCAGTTGTCACGGATTGATGAAATTAAAAATTGAATCGCTCAATGCCAGTCACCAACGCAAGGTTTTCGACTGTGGCGACACTGATCTAAATATCTACCTGCGACAGTACGCCCGCCAAAACGTTAAACACCGCATCAATAAAGTTTTCGTCGCGACTGACATCAATTCGCCGCAAACCATCCTCGGCTATTACACCCTAAGTGCCGGTAGCGTGCGGACCAATGAGTTACCACAAGAACATCAACGCCGCTTGCCCAATTATCCGGTACCGATAGCTCTGCTTGGCCGGCTTGCGGTCGATAAAAATCATCAGGGCCAACGCCTCGGAACGATACTGTTGGCCGATGCCATTCAGCGTGTGGAAAAAGCCAGCGAGGTCATGGCGGTGTATGCGATTATGGTGGATGCATTGAATCCGTCGGCAGTAGCATTTTATCGGCAGTTCGGTTTTATTACGTTTCCTGGACAATCCTTAAAATTATTCTTGCCGTTGAATGATTGAACAGAAATTATTCGGGTTAGGCCAGAAGTTTGGTTTGATCTTGGGCGTTGAGCTTGTTGACGTTGTTTTGTTCGTATTCGTTATTTTGAGGTATTACCGGTGTTACGGCCAGTTCTGGCGCGGGTTGTGGCGGTTTTACCGATGCAGTATCGGGTAACACCGGTGTTATCGCTGGAACATTTCACTTTGCGTTTCGAGGTGTTGATCGTCTGGCGGAAACAGCTCGTCGGTCGACTATGCCAGATAATGGCGAATCACGTTAGCGAGCATGATCGTCATCATCAAATTGAATCACGTAAAACCAAGCCGAGCCGCCGTGGACTTTGACCTGGGTGACATGCTTTTTTGGATTGGGGCCGGATTTCAGGATCCCCTGACCGATCAGCAATTTGACCGCCAGGGCCAGATCGGCATGACCAATGGCCTTTTTGAAACCGGCTGTGCTGAACAACCATTGCCGGCCGCGTTCGGTTTGGCGCCAATAGCCGGAACGCTCGCCATGCAGGCGGTTGGGGTCGTCGGTTTTGGTAAAGCGGCTGTCGCCATAGAGTTCAAGGTACTGCCGCAACGCATTGGCTAATTGCCGGGGTTCTAGTTCGCAGGGTCCACGCTGTTGACGCCAATGTTTGAAGCAGATCAATGCCGCTTCCATGGCGATGCATTCCGGCCAGCCCGTGACGCCATATTCGCTGGCCAACTCACCCACCATGCCGATCAAGGCAAAGCTGCCGGCTGCCCTGCCCTCCTCTGCTGATAAAGGGCCGTAGTGCTGTTCGAAAATACGCAGGCATTGCTCTAGATAGCCGGCAAAATCGCGTCGGTCGCGGGTCAATCGCTCCAGAAAAGCAATACCGGCGGTGCCATATTGCTGCGACGTGCGCTGATGCAGTGCCATGGCAAAGGCTCGTCTACTGCCATAGTCATGCAGATGGTCAAAGGCACCGTGTTGACCAAACACCGACAACTGCAGAAAGCGCACCAATTCACCGGCGTTGACCGGTATACCGGCTTTACTCAGATGGGCTTCAATCGAGTCTTCACCGTTGGACAAAATCGCTACCCGCCAATGCTGATGCAGCATGGCTTTGCCATGGATCGTGGCCCGTTGTTTGCCCACGCCATTGGCCAGCAGATACAGCGACTTGCTGACATCCTGGGCATCGGCCTTACTCATTTCATCCAGACACTGGCGGCGACTTGCATGCCGCTGGTCTTGCCCTGACTGGAGGGGCCATAAATATGAATGGCCAAGCTGTCCAGATGGCATTTAGCCAGCAAAGGGCCGCAAAAGGCGAGCGAGACCATTAACAGCAAAAAAGGATTGCCGGGACATAAACCCGCCACCTGTTGTTGCCAGGCGGACAAGGTACCGGCTTGCCGATACAAGTTACTGTTTGTATTCCCCTCGGACTGCAGCAAAACGGCATCCGTCGAATCGCCGATACTACGATCCGGCAGCACATAAACATTATCAAACCAACCGGGCGTCGATGTGATCCAGATCGTTCGATCAGGCTGTTGCTGACTCAAATACTCCGCCAACCGATTGCGTTGCGGGTAGTGAATATCCAGGCCTTGGTCGAACAAGGCTTTCTGTAGCTCATCGCCACGGCCAGCCAGAAATCGCAATGGCATGTGCCGCTGTTTGAGTACGCCCAGACGATCGCGAAAGTTCAGCAATAAGCCAAACTCGCCACCCTGCCGGTTGCGAACAATCGCCACGGCCTTCAACACACAACAGATTCTGACATCGCGTAGCGCCGGCGGCTCCTTGGCAGACGATTTGCCGAGAAAATGGTAATACACACCGGCGGGCCAGCTATGATCTGGACCACAAGTGTGTTCATACACGCGATAACAGGGGCGACTGTCGGCGCTGGGAAGTGAGGATGCCACATCCAAATCGAATTTGGCAGTACCGGTTGCCTGACTCGCTGTCCGGATCTCGGCCAAATCGGCGGACGACAACTGTGCGAGCAAAATTCGCTCTATGCTGGATACCAAAGCAAAACCGTCATCGACCGTTTCCTCCAGAATGAGTTCAGAATCAGTATTTACGTTAGTCACCCTACCCTCCTCCAGTCGATACACCACAATCTCGTCACGTACCTGCGCCCATCGCTGGCCCACGAGCCGACCAGAATCGTAATCAAACGCGGGTTGACTGAAATCCACATCGCTTGGCCAGACGACAACCCGTTCTGCGCCATCACCAAGCAGCAGCTTGATCAGTGCCATCACGTCATCATGACCGGCGGCCTGATCAGGTTGCCAGTCGACGATTAACATCAGGCCCAGCACAGGCCAACGATACTGGATCTGTGCCGAGTTAGAAGGACATATCAGTGCCCATAAGGTGGGATTGCCTTGCCACTGCCGGGCTCTATGCCAAACGGCGGCAACGGCAATCGTTGATCAGGCATCAGCGTTGCCGGTGCATTGAGCGCCTAAACGCGCAATGAGCTGGGCAATATCCTCGACCCGCCAGGCGGTCATATTGGGGCCCATTTTGATCGGCTTAGGAAAGATGCCTTTTTTGATGCCATCCCACCAAGATGATTTACTCATGGGCAGCAATCCATAAATGGGCGGATTGGCCTTTGGATCACCAATAATTTGTTTCAAACGCAGAAAACCAGTTTCGGGCAATTTACTCATGTTTATTAACCTCATAATCATTGGAAAAATGGGGCGATAGTCCTTATTTCAAGTCAGCCAGCCGACCAATTCTTTATTTTAAAAAGGTGATTGACAGGTGATTGGTCGACTCTGAACATAGAATGTTATAAATACAGAATCTAAGGATCGGTTTTCAAACTGGTCTTACAGACACAACACCGCTCTAATGATTTTTCACTGCCCACGATTATCAACACGGGCGAACTGCACTGATGGCATGAAATCAACCGCAACTGCTTATTCCTCAAGTCTCGCGCCACCAACCACGCTGTGGTGAAATCCAGGCTGCTATTGGGCAAGGAGATTTTGAAAAAGTCGAATGCCTGAATGACGTTATCGATGCCACCCTGAACATTTTCGGTTTCAATCGATTGAAATAGTTTGGCGAAGAGCGTGGCCTCCTTGTACCGCCTCACGTTGTGTGTCAGTCCACGAATCGACTCCTTGATCGGACCGGGACTGCCAGAACGGCCAAGTAGCTCTTTGTAAGTCGCTTTTATCAAGTCTTTAGGAACAGTGGTTTCCCTAATAATGACTGCAATTCTGGCTTGGCGCTGAATCAATTGAACAGTCAATTCATACTGTTTTAGTCTTTTGATCATCCTTTTGGCCTCCATTACTCGCCACCACCGCTTAATGTCAGCAAAACATCAATACCGTTACGCTGTTTGGTATTGATCTGCGTAAACAAATGATTCGGCATCCTGGGCGCAAAGCATAACCAGCCAGACTGGGCAATATGCTCAATATCTTCCAGCGACAAGCGTCCGATGGCTTGGCGCAAATCCTGATCAGTAATGCCCAAAATGTATCTGGCGCAAAACGGCTTATCGCGGCAAAGCTCGCGGGCTTTGATTAGCCATAGACTGTTCAATGACACGATTTCCTGATCAGTGGTCTGAGCCTGAAAGCGAGCCAAGCCATCGAAATAGTCATCCAACTCGCTGAGGGCAGACTGCATGACGCCACTGACTTCGGCGGACAGGTTTTTTAGCTGCAGCCATTGATTCAAAAAATCGGCGCCGAATTCGTTGGTCAAGGGGCACAATAGCGCCTGGCAAAATGCCTGTGACACTTGCCCAACATTCAAAAAGTCGAGGGTTAAGGGTTGATGATTGAAAAAGCATTCTCGCGCCAGATGGGCTAAATTTTTTCCTTCCGCCGCATCCAGTCTTGTTCGAGCATTGATAGATTGAACGAATAAGTACATAAAGACTCTCCTTGGTCGTTAGTAGCGGCCGAGACATATCGCCGAATTTTTTCGCTCATGTTGTGAAAAAGTCCGCGAAACACGAGATTGTCGACTCATAATCCCTGTTTGGGTTTGACACACTGGACAATGGATTGGCCCTTGAATACCCAGGTGAAGGCTCAGGTGCCGGGCATGACACGTCAGGCAAGTCACAAAACCCAAGGTGGAGGCACGGAATTGTTGGGTCAGTTGCCATGCCCGATTGATATCCAGCACTCTATGGAGTTTGAATTCTGCCTCTCGATGGCTGGGCTTTGGATTATGGGCGACGATACGGCAGTACAAATCGTATGCCGTGCAAAACCGCTGGCCAAACTCGATGCCATTACCATGCCCAGGCACATAATCCTGAATCAGCCCCAAGAAAATCGAAGCATGCAGATTGTTGACAGTCGCTCGCTCAATCCACTGCGGATCCCATGGCAGCATGCCTTTAATAGGCGCTTGTTTTTGCGCGAGCCAGTAAATGCGGTTCGCCGTTTTCCGTTTGATACCGCAGAGAGAGCAAACGATTGGCGTTCGGGCGCCCAGCTTGAACAACGTTTTAGCCAACATTAGTTCGGCACCAAAATGCGACAAGTCGACGAAGCCACCGTTATTCATGTTGGCCAGCCTGATTCAGTGAATCGTGGACGAGCAAGGCAGCATAAGCGGCGGCAGATATCGGGTGGTTGCCCAGTGGCAGCAAACTGATGACGGCGCGGTTGATCGCGGCCTGTTCTTTGATGATCTCCAGTGATAGGTCTGCCACTTGGCTGACCACCTCTGGATCAACACCAAACCGCCAAGCGGCTTCCATGGCGTTGCTGCGGGCACATTCTCTGAATAGCATCAAATACTGAAAATTCAGATGGGTCAGATCTTCTTCTAGCGTAGCCATGCAATGCTCCCTGGTTGATAACGACATGGGCTCATGCTACGAGGTTAGTTTTGTAAGCGTCACGCGCGCAAAGTGGGTGTTTTTGGGGCATTTTCCGCGCAAAGCCTTGCGGGACTTGGCTTGGCGAGGCTACGCCTTATGATTGAGGAGCAAAAAGCAATTGACAATTCGTAACCGTTTGTATTTTCGGTGAATTATTTTGCTGGATAGCTTTAGGTAGCGTAATTAGGTCAAAAGCGGGCCTTTTTTGCACGCTTGCAAGATTGAATTTTTCAGTAGACTCGGCTCAACCTTACGAGTCAACGCTGCCATGCACAATGTCGATTTGAAATCCGGTTTCCGATGGCGATGCGCCGCTAAACAGCATCGTCCCTGTCAGCGGCTCACTTTGCTGAGCCTTCTCTTCGTCTGTACCGCTTGTTTAGCCAATGACGGCAGCAAGCAGGTACATGTCGCTGTGCCCGTGCAGAAACTACAAAACACCCTTTGGTGGCGGATTGCCAAACAGCACCAACTGGACCCCTACATACTGTATGCGGTGGCATTAAAAGAATCCGCCAACGATGCCGATCCCGCATCGGTTAAACCTTGGCCCTGGGCATTGAATAAATCGGGAAAAGCCTTGATGGCCACATCGCGGCGAGAGGCCCAGGCCTTGCTCAAACAATCGCTCGACGAAGGCAATCGACTGATCGATGTGGGGTTGATGCAAATCAATCTGCGCTGGCATGGCCACAGAGTGAGCACACCGGCACAATTACTGGATCCGATGACCAATGTGCAAATCGGTGCCGAACTGTTAGCCGCAGCAATTCGATCGGCTCCACACGATTTGGCCTTAGGCATTGGCCGCTACTACAGTTGGAACAATGCGGAAGCCGCTGTCGCCTACGGACAAAGCGTCATGGCGATCGCCGACCACGTCAGGCAGGTGATTTGATATGGAGGAAAGTCTCTATCAACTGCAATTGGATTATTTGATGTTGGCACGGGAAATGGTATTGGCCGGCCAGGAACAAAAAGCCCTGTTTAGTTTGGGCTTGACGCCAGAAGCCGTGGCCATCCTGAAAAAATTACCCGTTCAGAAGATCCGAGAAATCGCTCGGCGCGAATGCGTGGCTTTTACCCCGCGTTTCAATGCCAGCTATTGGAGTCGCTATCTGCTCAGCGAACCACCGGCGGATGACAAACTGGCTTGTGAATACCAGGCGCGTGACTTGCTCATGTTAATCAGTGGCTCCGGTAATACCGCATGAGCACTTGGTATACCTACGAAGACCGGCTCAGGGATCATTATCTTGCCTATCAATTGCTGAAACGCAATCTGAGAACGTCGTTCGTCAAGGAGCAGATCAAAACCATTAGCCAGCACGAACTCAAGAATATCCACTATGCTATCCATCTGCATCGACCACCGTCCGGGCAATTACCGATCGTCTCAACCATTCCTTCATCCCGCGAATCGTTTCTATACCTGACTGTATTCCTGTCAATTTACCAGGCCGCCAGTCAAGTCAACACCCAATCGCAATTTGATGTGCCGGCCATCCTATTTGCCTGGGACTATTTCCAGAAAACCTTCAAAGAGCATATCGCTGTCGAAAGACCCTATGGCAAAATCCGGCCGGCCAATTTCAATGAAGCCTGGATATTGGCGCAAGGCCTGCGTAAGTGTGAGGTTGCCTTGAAATATTGCCCCCGTTGTCGGCATAACTATCTGATTATCTATCAGAGCAAATTTCTGCCCGTTTGCCAGTTATGCGACTTAGAAGAAGCAAAAAACCATGGCTTCACTAACACGCTAACTACTTCGAAGTAAATCGAGCTTTGGAATTGCATTTCAGCAAATCAGTCTGTATGGATCTGGTGATCTCAAGGACTATCATCAATAGGGTCGTCTCCATACCAGACATTCAAAATGTTGTAATTCAACAAAGGGATTTTTGTCGCTAACGACCCTAACCGGCCACCCAACACCTTCTAGTTAATCGGTCTGCTCTCACCCATATAGCAGACGTTCAATATTCACCGTTCCCGTAAACTCTCCCCTACATGTTCGATCAAGGGGCTGAGGAAGTATTCAATAACCCGGCGTTTACCAGTCTTGATTTCCACTGTTACAGCCATGCCCGGCGTCAGATTGACGGTCTTGTTTTCGATTTGCATCGTCGTGCGGGGCAGAGTTACCCTAGACGAATAAATCAAGCCTTTCGTTTCGTCGCTAATCGCATCGCGCGAGACGTGAGCGACTTCGCCGTGCAAAGTTCCGTATTTGGTGTAGGGAAAGGTTTCAATCTTGATTTCGGCTTCTTGGCCGGGATCGACAAAACCGATGTCCTTATTTTCGATAAAGGCTTCGATCTCCAGAGCTTGCCCAGCCGGTACGACGATCAACAATGGCTGAGCAGGCGTCACGACGCCGCCAACAGTGTGTACCGCCAATTGCTGAACGACGCCGTCGACCGGGGCAGTCAGCGTCAGCAATTGGCCACGCTGCCGCGCTTTGATGCTAGCCTGGGTATAGGTTTCTATTTTTTGCTCGCTGTCGTGCAAACGGTCCAGCGCATTACGTTGAGCGCCGGCCAACAGTTCGTTCCGTTGCTTGACTGCTTCCAAGATCGCCGCTTGCAGCTCTTGTTGTTTCTCCCTTTGTGCTGCCAGTTCGCCTTCCTGTTCGATCCTCGCCTGTTCCCGGTCCAGATAATCGTGATTGGAGACGTAGTGGCTGCCGTGCAACTTCTGGTAGTCTTCGGCCAGTTGCCGTACGATGGGCACCGCTTTTTCCAATTTGCTCACGGTGGCAGCGACCGAGCGCAAGGCCGCCTGCCGACTGTTTTTTTCGGCCTCCAGTCGGTCCAATTTGCTGGTCAGTTCTTGCCATTCGCCGTCCAGCAAGCGTTGTTCGTGTTCGAACTGCCAAGACGGTATCTCGATAGTCACGGCCAGCCGCGGCTGTCGGACTTTGCCTTCCTGTAGGGCTTTTAGACTGTCGAGAAAGGCCGAATCGCGCGCCGCGGTCAATTGCGCGGTACGCAGGTCGTTGGCGATGCTGGCTGTATCGGCATCCGCTACGGTCGTATCGAGTTCGATCAAGACATCGCCGGCTTTGACAGTTTGGCCGTCGCTAACGTGGATCGCTTTGACCGTCGCAGTTTCCAACGGTTGTATGGTCTTGACTCTGCCGCCGGGCACCAGTTTGCCTTGGGCGCTGGCAACAATGTCGACACGGCCAAAGCAAGCCCACAGCACCGCAATCAAGGCAAACGCGATCAATAGCCACATGGCGACACGCGGGGCCGGCGAAACCGGCGTTTCCTGTAAGGCCAAGGCCGCCGGCAAGAAAGCGGCTTCGTGGTTCAGTCTGGGCGAGCTGTCCAGTTCGGTCCGCCTAGCCCATACGTGGCGAAACACGTGGACATAGCGTTGAATCAAATCGAAAGTAGCTTGTAGTTTCAGCATGGGACGTGTTTGAATCGAGATAAAAACCGCTTCATTCCTGTTGCAAACGGTACAAATAAGCATAATGGCCGTCTTGCCGCTGGAGCAGTTCGGCGTGGCTGCCCTGCTCAACGATCCGGCCTTTATCCACCACGATAATGCGATTGGCGTCGCGCACGGCACTGAGTCTATGGGCGATGACGATAACAGTCCGTCCTCGGCAGATGGCTTTCATGTTGTGTTGAATGACGCGTTCGGATTCGTAGTCTAAAGCACTGGTGGCTTCGTCGAAAATCAGGATGCGTGGGTTGGCCAATAAGGCTCTGGCGATAGCGATGCGTTGGCGCTGCCCGCCGGACAGGGTCGATCCGTGTTCGCCGACCATGGTGTCGTAGGCTTCCGGTAGTTCCAGGATAAAGTCGTGGGCACCGGCCAGTTTGGCGGCGGCGATGACTTGCGGCAGCGGCGCACCGGGGTCAGTCAAGGCGATGTTGTCGCGTATGCTGCGGTTGAACAAGACATTTTCCTGCAATACTACGCCGATTTGGCGCCGGAGCGACGAGACGTCGGCCAAAGCCAAGTCCATGCCGTCGACCAATACCCGCCCTCGCTCGGGCACGTAGAGGCGTTGCACCAGCTTGGTCAAGGTGCTTTTGCCGGAACCGGAACGGCCGACGATGCCGATCACTTCGCCGGGTCGAATGTCTAGATTAATCCCACGCAATACTTCCGAACCGTCCGGCTGATAGCGAAACACGACTTGGTCGAAGGTTATTCGGCCTTGTAGCGGCGGCAAGCTGCTCTTGTTGGTAGCCATTTCGTTACGGGCGTTCAAGATATCACCCAAACGCTGCATCGAAATACCGGTCTGCTGAAAGTCGGTCCATAGTTGCGACAGCCGCATGACCGGTTGGGCCACGTGGCCGGCCAGCATATTGAAAGCGATCAGTTGGCCGACGGTGATTTCGCTCTCTATGACCAGATGTGCACCCAGCCACATCGTTGCCACGGTGACCAGCTTGCCGATCAAAGTGACGCCGCCGTTGGCAAAAATACCAATGGTGGCGGTACGGAAGCCGGCGGAGATATAGGCCGCCAATTGTTGATCCCAATGTCGGGTCAATTGCGGTTCTACCGCCATGGCCTTGACAGTGTTAATGCCGGCAATGGCTTCCACAAGAAAAGCCTGATTTTCGGCGCCGCGGTTGAATTTTTCGTGCAGGCGGCCGCGCAGCAAAGGCGTGTACAGCAGAGACAACAATACATAACAAGGTAGGGACATCAATACGATCAGAGTCAAGTCCCAACTGTAGTAAGTCATTACCGCCAAAAACACCACCGAAAACAACAAATCCAGCACAACGGTAACGGCGTTGCCGGTTAAAAAGGCCCGGATATTTTCCAGTTCCCGCACTCTGGCGACCGAATCGCCGACCCGCCGCGCTTCGAAATAAGCCATCGGCAA
Proteins encoded:
- a CDS encoding type I secretion system permease/ATPase translates to MTISPASDTDSSASTDTGLIGLVMMARLYGVAADPDQLAHQYRDGSRPFGDGEILLAGKQLGLKVKAVRVKLERLNTTPLPALAKSVSGEYFILAKVEADQVLIQSPTIGRPERLSLTDFAQRWNGELMLFASRASLTAELGKFDFTWFIPAVVKYRKLLLEVLLVSFVLQLFALVTPLFFQVVMDKVLVHRGFTTLNVIAVGLLVVTLFEVVLTGLRSYVFAHTTSRIDVELGARLFRHLLNLPMAYFEARRVGDSVARVRELENIRAFLTGNAVTVVLDLLFSVVFLAVMTYYSWDLTLIVLMSLPCYVLLSLLYTPLLRGRLHEKFNRGAENQAFLVEAIAGINTVKAMAVEPQLTRHWDQQLAAYISAGFRTATIGIFANGGVTLIGKLVTVATMWLGAHLVIESEITVGQLIAFNMLAGHVAQPVMRLSQLWTDFQQTGISMQRLGDILNARNEMATNKSSLPPLQGRITFDQVVFRYQPDGSEVLRGINLDIRPGEVIGIVGRSGSGKSTLTKLVQRLYVPERGRVLVDGMDLALADVSSLRRQIGVVLQENVLFNRSIRDNIALTDPGAPLPQVIAAAKLAGAHDFILELPEAYDTMVGEHGSTLSGGQRQRIAIARALLANPRILIFDEATSALDYESERVIQHNMKAICRGRTVIVIAHRLSAVRDANRIIVVDKGRIVEQGSHAELLQRQDGHYAYLYRLQQE
- a CDS encoding HlyD family type I secretion periplasmic adaptor subunit, giving the protein MLKLQATFDLIQRYVHVFRHVWARRTELDSSPRLNHEAAFLPAALALQETPVSPAPRVAMWLLIAFALIAVLWACFGRVDIVASAQGKLVPGGRVKTIQPLETATVKAIHVSDGQTVKAGDVLIELDTTVADADTASIANDLRTAQLTAARDSAFLDSLKALQEGKVRQPRLAVTIEIPSWQFEHEQRLLDGEWQELTSKLDRLEAEKNSRQAALRSVAATVSKLEKAVPIVRQLAEDYQKLHGSHYVSNHDYLDREQARIEQEGELAAQREKQQELQAAILEAVKQRNELLAGAQRNALDRLHDSEQKIETYTQASIKARQRGQLLTLTAPVDGVVQQLAVHTVGGVVTPAQPLLIVVPAGQALEIEAFIENKDIGFVDPGQEAEIKIETFPYTKYGTLHGEVAHVSRDAISDETKGLIYSSRVTLPRTTMQIENKTVNLTPGMAVTVEIKTGKRRVIEYFLSPLIEHVGESLRER
- a CDS encoding flagellar transcriptional regulator FlhD, producing MEESLYQLQLDYLMLAREMVLAGQEQKALFSLGLTPEAVAILKKLPVQKIREIARRECVAFTPRFNASYWSRYLLSEPPADDKLACEYQARDLLMLISGSGNTA
- a CDS encoding FlhC family transcriptional regulator — protein: MSTWYTYEDRLRDHYLAYQLLKRNLRTSFVKEQIKTISQHELKNIHYAIHLHRPPSGQLPIVSTIPSSRESFLYLTVFLSIYQAASQVNTQSQFDVPAILFAWDYFQKTFKEHIAVERPYGKIRPANFNEAWILAQGLRKCEVALKYCPRCRHNYLIIYQSKFLPVCQLCDLEEAKNHGFTNTLTTSK